One stretch of Armigeres subalbatus isolate Guangzhou_Male chromosome 2, GZ_Asu_2, whole genome shotgun sequence DNA includes these proteins:
- the LOC134213475 gene encoding fatty acid synthase-like isoform X2, with translation MASRKVQSVGTEDSVVITGVAGRFPRADNVREFAHSLYAKLDLVDDLETRWQHTMQDVPSRTGKINNLEKFDADFFGISRYERDTMDPQVRMTLEHVYEAVLDAGVNPLSIRGSRTGVFSGVCFSETEVCMYYRACPPRGLGLLGCSKSQIPNRVSYLLDLRGPSYVLDTACSSSMYALDVAYRSMMNGECDAAIVTGANLTLHPFITYQFAMLGVLAKNGVCRPFDKDATGYTRSEAVCAVFLQKAKEAKRIYSYIIHSKTNCDGFKSEGITYPSGYIQQQLLTEFYEEVGISPSKIDYVEAHSTGTIVGDPEECDAIDKAYCTDRTGPLLVGSVKSSIGHTEASAGVCSITKCIIAMENGMIPPNINFTECRPTIPSLVEGRLKVVSDAIPLPGPLVGINSFGFGGANAHALLCRNLKEKVNGGMPEDDLPRLVIWSGRTRESIDCMLQDIAQRPLDVEFTALLYNIQKQATTGHRYRGFGIFKKNGDGPAILQASFVDRVRLEKLPVVAIFGGLNRNWRQELDVLRRFSKVEATFVKCKEILRSVKFDVSKKSSGKESILYNMVGSTILQLSIVDLLCSIGVKFDFYGGHSIGQFTCAYIDRSLSLEQALRLAFWHGLVYSDGQAVCDRTAFVRMNSKLNQQRLDGFFKDRASTFGVLTASETVMVEQTRHLKSAGFAIEELSFLDLHSDSSKHALFGNKLRQVVNSVLIREAMPSDKWITSRLPQTSSIFHSPKLHDVTSVVNLIEKIPRHSYVVEFGCSQTIENVLRQLNHNSFCIPCNEPSDAISELLCQAGHLYISSQNLDIANLYPAVPFPVSRGTPMISPLIRWDHRENAYVIMEGDTLVVSGFARELIDSNYSAVEEVSSSAVVLSTRDFYKELRLRGYYYTGLFKSVLEARSDGTMAKIQWKGNWMAFLDCLLQSGIIAIDSRSLMVPTAIEKLCIAPKAHLALMEHEGEDCDFYTMKSCPKTNVLICGCIMMSNPRASSVGRRNPPGIPVLETYQFIPYHAEEQVSTLEAIRMCVQLALENAPTLMINVTEIHSENVPLVIHLFGEAIADLPLVKANLTVLAKTELELDNVTVKSEKLSNQTNQLFLITESNWCDQNFLRDAANSLVDCGFIIVREKLTFKLNELDLPEELNKVASFQVDREEIFICLQRKSKGFIDTPTALQVDSSDFSWLADLKQAVKYRPVVLFSQNDSVSGVIGLVNCIRKEPKMHSVRCVLIDDENAPEFTLDDPFYKNQLDLGLAMNILRKGVWGSYRHALLSKKPKTERVSKHCYANSLTKGDLSSMMWFTGAYNELDVVPNKVKVSYCALNFRDVMIATGRLATDVSSFNRLEEECELGYEYAGVTDDGRRVIGILTSGALSTMVDADPNLMWTIPDSWSLQDACTVPIVYNTVLMAFKECANVRKGRSILIHSGTGGVGLAAINVALTYGMEVFTTVGTDEKVNYLLDEYPALKRENIGNSRDLSFEQMIKLRTNGRGVDYVLNSLAEEKLLASVRCLARGGHFLEIGKYDMAKDSKISLELFKKGITFTSVMLDGAIRERSSGKMHLHKMLTEAIEAGIVKPLKTNVFDATELEKAMRFLASGRHMGKIVIKLRDNENDAESVPICYFPHVFCNPDHVFVIVGGLGGFGLELADWLVLRGCRKLVFSSSRGITKPYQDYRIRTWNSYGAHTHVCTADVTTLEGCRTLLKEASQFGSVAAIYNLAVQLRDAILENQSEEMFIKCLAPKAKATEYLDVISRQFCPDLKHFIVFSSVSCGRGNAGQSNYGMANSVMERIVERRVANGLPGKAIQWGAIGEVGLVADMAEDKIDLEIGGTLQQRISSCLQELDYLLTCEEPIVASMVVAEKRTGSGSKNVIEAVMNIMSIRDLKSISMESTLADIGMDSLMAVEIKQILERDFDMVLSPQDLRTLSFAKLMKIDEEKRRVAKEQKAAVESEGFTIGMQMLLRNLGNEEASEATLLRLPSAEEDGRPILFIPGIEGVAGNVWRSIAEQIKHPVYMLQLMKTLECDSVASIIECIVEELCETMLKGYNNFTIVAYSFGSLIAIEIARYLQTKGIRGDLLLLDGAPKYLKLWSLKQLNNNLADREVQNLILFVLVALIFPDQAPEKIMSILEISSFDDQIEKLIELGAEQSEYSPDYIRKMTRALCRRIKMAALLNLDEDQPLDLPITLVRPIDPPFSDIEDDYGLSSYTTGDITLRMVEGNHVSMLDNTALVEIINHFLC, from the exons ATGGCGTCGCGTAAAGTCCAGTCGGTTGGGACGGAGGACAGCGTCGTGATAACCGGAGTAGCTGGAAGGTTCCCGCGGGCGGATAACGTTCGTGAGTTCGCCCACAGTTTATACGCGAAGCTAGATCTTGTGGACGATCTGGAGACTCGCTGGCAGCACACAATGCAGGACGTTCCGTCTCGTACTGGGAAGATCAATAATTTGGAGaaatttgatgctgattttttcGGGATAAGTCGGTATGAGCGGGATACAATGGATCCACAGGTGCGTATGACATTGGAGCACGTATACGAAGCTGTGCTGGATGCTGGAGTGAACCCGTTGAGTATCCGGGGTTCGCGGACCGGAGTATTCAGCGGAGTATGTTTTTCGGAGACTGAAGTCTGCATGTACTATAGAGCATGTCCACCGAGAGGACTTGGGTTGTTGGG ATGTTCTAAATCGCAAATTCCGAATCGTGTATCTTATCTACTGGACTTGAGAGGGCCTAGTTATGTGCTGGATACGGCTTGTAGTAGCTCAATGTACGCCTTGGACGTGGCGTATCGAAGCATGATGAATGGCGAGTGCGATGCTGCAATAGTTACGGGAGCGAATCTCACGCTCCATCCTTTCATCACATATCAGTTTGCAATGCTGGGAGTGCTGGCGAAGAATGGAGTTTGTCGACCGTTTGACAAGGATGCCACGGGGTATACCCGTTCTGAAGCAGTGTGTGCTGTATTTTTGCAGAAAGCTAAAGAAGCGAAACGTATTTATAGTTACATCATCCATTCCAAAACGAACTGTGACGGGTTCAAATCAGAAGGAATTACTTATCCTTCAGGATATATTCAGCAACAGTTACTAACCGAATTTTACGAAGAAGTGGGAATAAGTCCATCGAAAATTGATTACGTTGAAGCGCACAGCACCGGTACAATTGTGGGAGATCCGGAAGAATGCGACGCAATAGATAAAGCATATTGTACTGACCGGACTGGCCCCTTATTGGTTGGCTCTGTAAAATCCAGCATAGGACATACGGAAGCCTCAGCAGGAGTATGCTCGATAACAAAGTGCATCATTGCAATGGAAAATGGTATGATCCCCCCAAACATTAACTTCACAGAGTGCCGACCAACTATTCCATCTTTGGTTGAGGGAAGATTAAAAGTTGTGTCGGACGCCATACCTCTTCCTGGACCGTTGGTTGGCATCAATTCTTTCGGATTTGGTGGCGCTAATGCTCATGCTCTGCTTTGTCGTAATCTGAAAGAAAAAGTTAACGGTGGTATGCCAGAAGATGATCTTCCTAGGTTGGTCATTTGGTCCGGAAGAACTCGTGAATCAATTGATTGTATGTTACAAGACATTGCTCAACGACCGCTGGATGTTGAATTTACTGCTTTGTTGTACAATATCCAAAAACAAGCTACCACTGGCCATCGTTATCGAGGTTTTGGGATCTTCAAGAAAAATGGAGATGGACCAGCTATATTGCAAGCATCATTTGTTGATCGTGTTCGTCTCGAGAAACTCCCGGTGGTTGCCATTTTCGGAGGATTAAACAGAAACTGGAGACAGGAATTAGATGTGCTACGTCGGTTCTCCAAAGTGGAAGCTACATTTGTAAAATGCAAAGAGATCCTACGATCAGTGAAATTTGATGTTTCCAAAAAATCATCAGGAAAAGAAAGCATATTGTACAATATGGTAGGTTCAACTATACTTCAATTGTCCATCGTGGATTTGCTTTGCTCAATTGGCGTAAAGTTCGACTTTTATGGAGGACATTCTATCGGACAGTTCACTTGTGCCTACATCGATCGCAGCTTGAGCCTCGAACAAGCGCTTCGGTTGGCATTTTGGCATGGATTAGTATATTCGGATGGCCAAGCAGTGTGTGATCGTACTGCGTTTGTTCGAATGAACTCCAAACTAAACCAACAAAGGTTAGATGGTTTCTTCAAAGATCGTGCGTCTACTTTTGGTGTGCTAACCGCATCCGAAACAGTCATGGTAGAACAAACACGTCATTTGAAATCAGCTGGCTTTGCTATTGAAGAGCTTTCGTTCTTGGATTTGCATTCCGATTCATCAAAACACGCACTTTTTGGAAACAAATTACGTCAGGTTGTCAATTCGGTATTGATCAGAGAAGCTATGCCAAGCGATAAGTGGATTACTTCAAGACTACCCCAGACTTCTTCCATTTTTCATTCACCGAAGCTCCACGACGTGACATCTGTTGTGAATTTAATTGAGAAAATACCTCGCCATTCATATGTAGTTGAATTCGGCTGCTcacaaactattgaaaatgtgcTTCGACAGCTGAACCACAATTCATTTTGCATACCGTGCAATGAACCCTCCGATGCTATCAGCGAATTATTGTGTCAAGCAGGACA TTTGTACATATCATCGCAAAATTTGGACATTGCCAATCTGTATCCGGCGGTTCCGTTCCCGGTGTCCCGAGGAACTCCGATGATTTCCCCGTTAATTCGCTGGGATCACCGGGAGAATGCATACGTG ATAATGGAAGGAGATACATTGGTTGTATCTGGATTCGCAAGAGAGTTAATAGATTCGAATTACTCTGCTGTTGAAGAAGTTTCGTCTTCCGCTGTAGTGCTGTCAACAAGGGATTTCTACAAAGAACTTCGACTCCGAGGATATTACTATACGGGTTTGTTTAAATCGGTCCTAGAAGCCAGATCTGACGGAACAATGGCAAAAATTCAATGGAAAGGAAACTGGATGGCGTTCCTGGATTGTCTACTCCAATCCGGAATCATTGCCATCGATTCGAGATCTTTGATGGTTCCTACGGCCATAGAAAAATTGTGCATCGCTCCCAAGGCACATTTGGCATTGATGGAACATGAAGGGGAGGATTGTGATTTCTACACGATGAAGAGTTGCCCTAAGACGAATGTTTTGATTTGCGGCTGTATCATGATGTCTAATCCTCGGGCCAGCAGTGTTGGTCGTaggaatcctcctggaattccagtGCTGGAAACGTATCAGTTCATACCGTATCATGCTGAAGAACAAGTGTCCACATTAGAAGCTATCAGAATGTGTGTCCAACTGGCATTGGAGAATGCTCCAACTCTGATGATAAATGTGACTGAAATCCATAGTGAGAATGTTCCGCTCGTGATACATTTGTTCGGGGAAGCCATAGCCGATCTCCCGTTAGTGAAAGCAAACCTTACAGTCCTTGCTAAAACTGAATTGGAGTTGGACAACGTCACCGTGAAATCAGAAAAGTTATCTAATCAAACGAACCAATTGTTCTTGATTACTGAGAGCAATTGGTGTGATCAAAACTTTCTACGGGACGCTGCCAATAGTCTGGTGGATTGTGGTTTTATCATTGTTCGCGAAAAGCTCACCTTCAAGTTAAACGAACTTGACCTGCCAGAGGAACTCAacaaggttgcctcattccaagtcgACCGAGAGGAGATCTTCATTTGTTTGCAGCGTAAGAGTAAGGGTTTCATCGACACTCCTACTGCGCTACAAGTAGATTCTTCCGATTTCAGTTGGCTGGCCGACCTGAAGCAGGCTGTCAAATACCGACCTGTTGTACTGTTCTCTCAAAACGACTCAGTCTCAGGAGTAATTGGATTGGTAAACTGCATACGCAAAGAGCCCAAGATGCATTCAGTGCGGTGCGTGCTTATAGATGATGAAAATGCACCAGAATTCACTTTGGATGATCCATTTTATAAGAACCAGCTAGATTTGGGCCTTGCAATGAATATTTTGCGTAAAGGTGTCTGGGGCAGCTATCGACATGCATTGCTCTCCAAGAAGCCGAAGACAGAACGTGTGTCCAAGCATTGTTACGCAAACAGTCTGACAAAGGGTGATCTATCGTCCATGATGTGGTTTACGGGGGCATATAATGAGCTGGACGTTGTACCGAATAAGGTTAAAGTATCGTACTGCGCCTTAAACTTCCGCGACGTGATGATTGCTACAGGCAGATTAGCAACAGATGTAAGCTCTTTTAACCGATTGGAAGAAGAGTGTGAACTTGGATATGAATACGCCGGAGTTACCGATGATGGAAGACGAGTAATTGGTATTTTAACATCGGGTGCTTTATCTACTATGGTTGACGCCGATCCGAATCTCATGTGGACCATCCCGGACAGCTGGAGTCTTCAGGATGCTTGTACTGTGCCAATTGTGTACAATACGGTCCTAATGGCTTTTAAAGAATGTGCCAATGTGCGGAAAGGACGGTCGATTTTGATTCATTCTGGAACTGGAGGTGTCGGGCTGGCGGCAATCAACGTGGCACTAACGTATGGAATGGAGGTTTTCACAACTGTAGGAACGGATGAGAAGGTTAATTATCTGTTGGATGAGTATCCTGCTTTAAAGCGAGAGAACATCGGAAATTCGAGAGATTTGTCCTTCGAGCAGATGATCAAACTGAGGACTAACGGAAGAGGAGTGGACTACGTGTTGAATTCATTGGCCGAAGAGAAGCTTCTAGCTTCAGTGAGATGTCTGGCGAGAGGTGGCCATTTTCTAGAGATTGGCAAGTATGATATGGCCAAGGATTCTAAAATCTCGTTGGAGCTTTTCAagaaagggatcacattcacaaGCGTTATGTTGGATGGAGCAATCAGGGAGCGCTCTTCAGGTAAGATG CACTTACATAAAATGCTGACGGAAGCAATCGAAGCTGGAATTGTGAAACCGCTGAAAACGAATGTCTTCGATGCCACTGAGCTGGAGAAGGCGATGAGATTCCTGGCTAGTGGAAGGCATATGGGCAAAATAGTGATCAAACTGCGTGATAATGAGAATGACGCTGAGTCAGTGCCAATCTGTTATTTCCCTCATGTGTTTTGTAATCCAGATCATGTTTTTGTTATCGTTGGTGGTTTGGGAGGATTTGGCTTGGAACTGGCTGATTGGCTTGTTCTGCGAGGTTGCAGAAAGTTGGTTTTCAGCTCCAGTCGAGGAATTACGAAACCATACCAGGATTACAGGATTAG AACCTGGAATAGCTATGGTGCTCATACGCATGTCTGTACTGCAGATGTTACAACACTGGAAGGATGTCGCACCCTATTGAAAGAGGCATCTCAATTCGGTTCAGTAGCAGCAATTTACAACTTGGCGGTTCAGCTTAGGGATGCCATATTGGAGAATCAGTCCGAGGAGATGTTTATCAAATGCTTGGCACCAAAGGCAAAGGCTACAGAATACCTTGATGTCATCAGTCGTCAATTTTGTCCtgatttgaaacatttcattGTGTTCTCCAGCGTTTCTTGCGGTCGTGGAAATGCAGGTCAAAGCAACTATGGTATGGCAAACTCTGTGATGGAGCGGATTGTAGAACGTAGAGTTGCAAATGGCCTTCCTGGTAAGGCCATTCAATGGGGCGCCATAGGGGAGGTTGGGCTGGTAGCCGACATGGCAGAAGATAAGATAGATTTGGAAATTGGAGGCACATTACAACAACGCATTTCATCGTGCCTTCAGGAGTTGGACTATTTGTTGACATGCGAAGAACCTATTGTTGCCAGCATGGTGGTTGCAGAAAAAAGAACAGGAAGTGGATCAAAAAACGTAATCGAAGCAGTAATGAATATAATGAGCATCAGAGATTTGAAGTCTATTTCAATGGAAAGTACTTTAGCGGATATTGGAATGGATTCGTTGATGGCAGTAGAAATCAAACAGATCTTGGAGAGAGACTTTGACATGGTTCTGTCTCCTCAAGATCTGAGAACGCTATCATTTGCGAAGTTGATGAAAATTGACGAGGAGAAACGAAGAGTTGCAAAGGAACAAAAAGCGGCAGTGGAAAGTGAAGGATTTACAATCGGAATGCAGATGTTGCTAAGAAACCTTGGCAATGAGGAAGCCAGTGAAGCAACACTCCTACGGTTGCCATCTGCTGAAGAGGATGGTCGTCCTATTTTGTTCATTCCTGGCATAGAAGGTGTGGCAGGAAATGTGTGGAGGTCGATAGCTGAACAAATAAAACATCCTGTTTACATGCTCCAGTTAATGAAAACTCTGGAATGTGATAGCGTGGCAAGCATTATTGAATGCATTGTGGAAGAGCTCTGTGAAACAATGCTTAAAGGCTATAATAATTTCACAATAGTAGCGTATTCATTCGGCTCATTGATTGCGATCGAAATAGCCAGATATCTTCAAACAAAAGGCATCCGTGGTGACCTTCTTCTACTCGATGGTGCACCGAAGTATCTGAAGTTGTGGTCTCTCAAGCAACTGAACAATAATCTCGCGGATAGGGAAGTCCAGAATCTTATTTTGTTTGTTCTTGTAGCTTTGATTTTTCCAGATCAAGCTCCCGAGAAAATTATGTCTATTCTAGAAATTTCATCGTTCGACGATCAAATTGAAAAGCTCATCGAGCTGGGAGCTGAACAGAGTGAATACTCACCGGACTACATAAGAAAAATGACGAGAGCTCTTTGTCGGAGAATCAAGATGGCAGCGCTGTTGAACCTCGATGAAGATCAACCATTGGATCTTCCGATTACGCTGGTCCGACCAATCGATCCCCCTTTCTCGGATATTGAAGACGACTATGGGCTGTCCAGCTATACGACGGGTGACATTACGCTCCGAATGGTGGAAGGCAATCACGTATCGATGTTGGATAATACTGCTCTTGTGGAGATAATCAACCATTTTCTATGCTAG